A genomic stretch from Hoplias malabaricus isolate fHopMal1 chromosome 4, fHopMal1.hap1, whole genome shotgun sequence includes:
- the LOC136695605 gene encoding chromosome partition protein Smc-like, whose translation MADSKEIVPLTWGPGFIDELLPSSQQISLLFQLSYLCLGKFPKLERLLRMRAVETQLLFKSSEAVMLKCVGTSQNLVSSLFPMLITATQKNKPILAVKFLEKARTWIVDIIQEVEKMVQRYETLNKDVTTTTSDVNTEKKETENALQKLSKEHQALTDALNELEEQLKRTTDEIEEIQKNIDYKMNALQNAARDLAAQTQKFSIVASVVPFIGAIIKAAKESEFVPEATALIKRLESELNDLYSSKSTAKQREWSLQLQLIDKRMTLAKLQVDLGIIPKPTHLQDVQMYLSKIQKILIDLKGFWENVYSLLGIIKDKTFVGEDLIEEPELREEFLQSISEASKMWGSFGVSCNKSVQIFQNQSKDAYKFLEIDPSSLCIEEWQKQYDDVKKQLQDLNVSSSCKTPAIEK comes from the exons ATGGCTGACAGCAAGG aaatcgTGCCACTCACATGGGGACCTGGGTTCATTGATGAACTTCTCCCCTCATCGCAGCAgatctctcttctctttcaacTCTCCTACCTGTGTTTGGGTAAATTCCCCAAACTGGAGAGGCTCCTTAGGATGCGGGCTGTGGAAACACAGCTTCTCTTTAAATCTTCTGAAGCGGTCATGCTGAAG TGTGTGGGGACCAGTCAAAACTTAGTTTCTTCACTGTTTCCCATGCTGATTACTGCAactcaaaaaaacaaaccaatacTGGCTGTAAAATTCCTAGAGAAAGCGAGAACTTGGATTGTTGACATTATTCAAGAAGTGGAGAAGATGGTGCAAAG GTATGAAACACTCAACAAAGATGTAACTACGACAACAAGTGATGTCaatacagaaaagaaagaaacagaaaatgccCTGCAGAAGCTCTCCAAGGAGCATCAGGCATTAACAGATGCTTTAAATGAACTGGAGGAGCAGCTGAAAAGGACCACTGATGAGATTGAAGAGATCCAGAAgaatattgattacaaaatGAATGCACTTCAGAATGCAGCAAGAGATTTGGCAGCTCAAACTCAAAAATTCAGCATTGTGGCTTCTGTTGTGCCCTTCATTGGTGCTATAATTAAAGCTGCAAAGGAATCAGAATTTGTTCCTGAGGCTACTGCTCTCATCAAAAGGCTTGAATCCGAATTGAATGATTTGTACAGTTCGAAGTCAACAGCAAAACAACGAGAGTGGAGTCTGCAGTTACAGCTGATTGATAAGCGGATGACACTAGCTAAACTACAAGTTGACCTGG GCATCATCCCCAAGCCGACCCACCTTCAAGATGTCCAGATGTACCTGAGTAAAATCCAGAAAATTCTCATCGATCTGAAAGGCTTCTGGGAAAATGTGTACAGCTTGTTGGGCATCATCAAAGACAAGACTTTTGTGGGTGAAGATCTCATTGAAGAACCTGAGCTTAGGGAGGAGTTTTTGCAGTCAATCAGTGAAGCCTCTAAG ATGTGGGGTAGTTTTGGAGTGTCCTGTAACAAATCTGTTCAGATATTCCAAAATCAGTCTAAAGATGCCTACAAGTTCCTGGAGATTGACCCATCTTCCCTGTGCATTGAGGAATGGCAGAAACAATATGACGATGTAAAAAAACAACTCCAGGACCTTAATGTCTCCAGCAGTTGTAAAACCCCAGCTATTGAAAAGTGA